The Manduca sexta isolate Smith_Timp_Sample1 unplaced genomic scaffold, JHU_Msex_v1.0 HiC_scaffold_253, whole genome shotgun sequence nucleotide sequence ATATGATCTCACTTCTAGAGTTGAGAAGATTTATACGCGAGCATGTAGATCGATTAGTttcttaataaatcaaatatttaaattaaatttaaattctagcCACTAGAGATAAAGAgttctttgaaataaaagttaGACCAATATTAGTCTTAATAAGTAGataagttaataattttaacaatttaaccTTTCttgtaattgaattaattatgattatttttaataatttaatttgtgtaccGATTAAATAAGTTATGAATATGTTTAATGGCATGTATGTGGCAGGGACGGGTGTCCGCTGCAGCCGGGCTCAACCTGCAGAAGGTGATGCACCTGACGCCCACGCTCTCCTCGAACCGCGACAAGCGCGGCATTGCGCTCGACGGACAGCTCAAGCGTTCTGACACCACACTCGCCTCCACCACGCTGTGAGTACTCTACCCTCACCATCGCTCACTAGAGGAGTAAGTATGTGGCGCCCACAGTTTATTCCCGACAGATTACAGTTATATTTCATCGCAGTTGCAACAAATGTTCACACCAAGTTAGTGTTCGTACGTCACCTGGGtccctcattgaaaatcagcgctacagtatcagtcatgctggtactacagcaaggagctgaatgagggttcccattgttggtacaatgggtataattttgtatttttctttaagtatatgttttgtttgtctctgcttgtattgtacatgttatactggTATAgtcccaataaaaaaaaatactgtatattTGTAGACTTGAGTAATGTATAGCGTGTATATGTATTgtggattataataatatgttgagaCGCGATACACGATATGCATGGGCGTTGGGACGAGGGTGCATGTAGGTGAACGTGCACCCACctgcccagaaataaatcacaaaaatataactcaCTGACTAAATCTGCAATAATGGGAACTATTGACTacagaggtttttttttatgatacagCATTTTCCAAAGACTGATTGGCCTATACTTAAAACAGTACAAATTCGGCAACAGATATAATAGCAAAGGAACAAGAGCATATGATATTGATTCTCCGGACCGACACCTCGTGCCGCATAGTGAGGTGGTGATTTGTTTTCAGGTTGCTGGACCCGGAGCAGCGTGATGCGTTCGGTATAGTGGTCAGCTACAGCGTGAAGGTGAAGCTGTACCTGGGTGCTATCAGCGGCGAGCTCGTCGCCGAGCTGCCCTTCATACTCATGCACCCCAAGGtgaactttattaattttaatcataaaactaGTTAAATAAACAACCGATGAGTTATCTATTCAGTACTATATTATGAGAATATTTAGTGCCTTGCCAGCCTTCCATGTACGGAATTGATTTATTTCGATGTTATGCTGTCGGCAATCTTATCGAAGGTGTAACGCTGCTGCGGAAATATTTTTGGTCGAGTTGTGCAATTAAGTTGTAAATCGATGGCTCAACTCCCTCATGATTTTTAAATGAAGCTATTAATGTACACAAGCGGGCTTGTAGGAAGGGCGCTTGAAGGTGATCCACGCGGACAGCCAGGCCGACGTAGAGATGTTCCGCCAGGACACCGTGCATCACCAGGAGAGCGTCGAGGTGTACTGAGGCGCTGTgacccgccgccgcccgccgcttGCGCTCCGGGAACTTCATTGACAACGGCTTgaaataatgttgtatatattatgtacatgtaTCAATATATAATCCTAGTTAAGGTAGATCGCCAGGCGACGCTGGCAGCCGCCGCGCTGTCTGGCGCCGGCGCAGTgtcgtgaaatatatttatagaaccGAGTCACTCGACGAGTTTGGCAGAACGCACCAAGCTTGTCCCGCGGCGCTGATCTAAATATTGTCATACACAGTGTATATATTCATGCAGTCAGTCTTTGATGACATGCAGACAGTCATTCGTGCTGGTTCACATGCAGACGGCACGTTCCTCGAAACAGCAATGTTACTGGAGTGCAAAAGAACCCATTTTTTCATTAACAATTTGGGTTGGCATACTGTATGAATGACTACACTCACACACGAATCCATGCTTATTAACTGATACTTCACTGCGCTCTCGGACGGTCTCTTTCTATGACAACTGCGAGGACTACACGAGAATTCCGAAAATAATTCTTTGAGGACTAAGATGTTATTCAATATTCGAAaccgtattaaaaataaaattgttaatttattatttggcaTGTTTTGACTATTTTCATACTTTACAAGAAATGTTGTTAATTTGTCATAGAGACGTCAGATATCAATTTTGTtctatatgtatgttatatttaatgtattcaaTGTAATATTGCTTTGTGAAATTTATGACTATACTCtgtgattaaattattatactatgtttctgattttttttaaaccgtcTTGTACTGCCTCACTAAAACTAATATGAAATGGCAACTTCGTCATAGAGATTTATACGGTTAGTATGACTGCCAAAGTTCTCAGTCCCTATTCCTTGCCGTGAGTTGGAAACGCCGCGACACCTACATCGCAGGCATGGGTGTTATCGGGATTTACTATTTAACATCGTCTGATGTCTTTGTTCATATATGGCTTTAAACTTGCGGATGTAGGCCGCCGCTTTTGTCGCCCACCGACATATAGAAGTAAAGTCGGTGTGGCGTGCAAATGAAGCGTCTATGTCAGCACGTTTTCGCCTTTAGATCTTTATCAATGTTTCTTTAACATATTCTttgttataattacaattatttcttacattctttaagtaaaatttaaacgtATGAAGTAGTAGGTCTTTGAGTATTGTAGAATAGCTCCGTTGAAttaggtggtagctcaaggtccattttcatacattttgtttcggctttaatctgggtaactaaacaagtattggcaagtaaagaatttaaattcacgtctagttagtgattagttctcgcagttgaagaaaaatgtaaaaaataattaataatcatggatatttctgcctttaaaatttcgtcatattaaattttaaaggccgaaatatccatgattattaattattttacgtttttcttcaactgcgagaactaatcactaactagacgtgaatttaaattctttactaatacttgtttagttacccagattaaagccgaaacaaaatgtatgaaaatggaccttgagctatcaCCTAAGTTGAGTTTTTAAATGTGGCATCAAATTCGagggataaaaaattatactctAGCACGTGAAACACATGCTTTGATTTCGTACTGCAAAAGCCGTTAGCTACGTTATTTATAactagtgtaatatttaaaatataaccatcacgctgtttattattgttaaacaaatcaaaactataaaatatatcaaacattGGTGATTCACCCTGGCAGACCTCGTTTCGttgaatcaaaattaaaaatattgtattgtttttgatATGACGCCAGATTTACAAACATCACACAATTTGCACTTGCATGATGTGCTTAATGCCATTATCATTTAGTTAGTGGGTAAGTAATATTTAggtaaaagaaatatttttctatcgtAAAATGACATCTCGTGAtacatttgttttgtgttaaaacGCCATCTAATTTCATAACGGGAAACTTGTAAGTAAGCATATTACTAAGGGTATTCGGTTCCTTTAGTTACCGTGTCGCTAACATAGATGGCGACGATCAATCATACTTTTGGCAAATATTAGTAAtggcacatttttttatagtaatctatacttataataaatctgtagagaggtcaattctgtacatgaaatatatttccaaaataatctatctatctatctatacttataataaatctgtagagagtttaattctgtacatgaaatatatttccaaaataactatcatctatatatctatacttataataaatctgtagagaggtcaattctgtacatgaaatatatttccaaaataatctatctatctatctatacttataataaatctgtagagaggtcaattctgtacatgaaatatatttccaaaataactatcatctatatatctatacttataataaatctgtagagaggtcaattctgtacatgaaatatatttccaaaataactatcatctatatatctatacttataataaatctgtagagaggtcaattctgtacatgaaatatatttccaaaataactatcatctatatatctatacttataataaatctgtagagaggtcaattctgtacatgaaatatatttccaaaataatctatctatctatctatacttataataaatctgtagagagttcaattctgtacatgaaatatatttccaaaacaactatcagggggtgattagggatcgatactgatgccaaaaattcaattagtaaaatttttgtctgtctgtctgtctgtctgtctgtataaccgttatagaaacaaaactactcgacggattttaacgaaacttggtacaattatttgtcatacttctgtgctggttatagtatacttttcatcacgctacaattaataggagcagagcagtgaagggaaatgttgggaaaacgggagaagttactccattttttaagcttccgtcgcgtgtgcaaccttaatggttaaagctacacagaaatcatgtatgacggaaatattctccttaaaattatgtaaaaaatatcctacgacAGCATATgcctatcttttatggttgactcacaataacacgtgtaactcccgatagcttagcagttcgaagctttctcattatatttgtctactcttacgtttataacactctcagtcatcccttattaaaaagttaacattattaaatattccatacaaaagaatcatagaaatcggtatagaaacaccaaagttatacatgaaatacgctaataataagccatcatgcgtgaatactgaatcatgctataaggattatttttgtatatatataaggtcgcgaacgcacaggcaggcggcttgcttggcacctagaggctagcgaatcacctagcgagtagcttcgtaaaacgaacattctcgaacgttcgcgatcggctccatttttgaagtccgaaatcgacgcgggcgaagctgtgggcggaagctagttataaatataagtcaatAGTGTAACAGAAAGCGGTTGCTTCGTTACTTTGGTTTTACGTAAGACACAAACTGATATCTGCATCGTAACTCTACCACTTCTTTGCATTCTAGCCCGATGGATATGGGTAGAGTAAACAGTAGAGTCAATTAATTGAATTAGCACCTACTAGAGTACTATAAAGCTCTCTACCAGTTTCAGTAGATTTAATTTAGCACTTTACTATACCAAATGTGTTTACAATAGCATAGTAAATCGTATAGTTAGTAATCTACCCGTGTGAAACGTGCTTTTAAGCTTCGATTATGCTGTGTATTATCAGCAGGCACTGTGTTGACGAGTATGTTATACCTACTGTAGAATAAGACGAGTGCATGTCCCGAATAAAACACAGTGATTAGTTTCAAGACAACCTTTAATCTCgtccaaaataaatatgtcaacAGCAGGGCGAACTCTTTGAGTTGTTTTAAACTCTTTAATAACAAatcttacaaattaattacCTATTAGCTATCTACAAGTCCAGCGATGTCAGTCTGTTTGTAACTGAAACGTATGGGTTGAGACAGTACGGATATGTGGTGATACGCGTTCGTTCACAATCAGATATGTTACACTTGGTTCGCGCGGCGCGCTCCGCAGCACTGCGCAGCACTCCGAAGCACTCAGCAGCACCGGTGCCGCACGAGCCATCGGCGTCAATAGAGCGCTGGGGTAGTGGCGGCAACGGTTTTGTCGTCTTCGCGACCTGTACAAGCGTCCTCCGGGCTCCGGGCTCCCGCCGACTTACACTTACATTCATACAGATATTTACATTAAGTCAGATTTTTACAGAATACAATGAATCCatctatctatttatattatatttaaattagctAACCTTGTAGACATGTAAAAAAGTGGCAAAGACTCGATCTCGACGCTTACGAACTACTATTTACACCAAGGATTCAAATTAAGTAAATGACGCCGCGGCGCCGGACCGTTTCATATGGAATGTGATCGGCGACTGCGACCAGCGACCAGCGACCGACAGCGGGCGTGCGGCGACGAGACGTGATCTAACATCGCCGCCGCTTCAGCGACACCAATTCAATGACATTTGAAACTTAACCTAATTACTAtacacaacatatttttttactatagcGAAAACAAAACACCAAGCGGCTCGAAACGGCACGCTTCGTCAGCCGTGtggataaagaaaatatattatggtcGAGTTTGAGTTGTCATTGAATTTAGTTTTTGGCCGCAGAGCATACAGCAGTCACCAATCAAGTACCGTGAAAATATTTCGAAACATTAAATGGaggaaatatttgaaatgacCGTTTAATGCGTGACGTGTGGTACTGTGCGGGGTATTGTCCCCAGTTCGCAGGTCGCCGACTACACACACGACTCCGGGATCCGATGGTCGAGGAGCTTCTCCTTGATGGCGTCCACGTTGAGATCGGGGCGGCGCGCAGCGTGGCGGACACGCTGCGGCCGAGCACCGCGCCggccccgcgcccgccgccgccccaCCGGCTCCCGCGGCCGCGCGCCCCACGTCCACGACGCGCCGGGGCCGTTGCACGCCTGCAATCACATATCCACACGACTGTCAGTAAGCACTTGACATGACTATAGCGCTGGAGTGAGCACCTGCCTATCAACATGTTAAATCAAAAAGCAAAGATAGTTAGTTACATTTGgacacagaaaaatatttaccacgAACTACAGACCTATCTAGCATCCATTCTCGACGGTTTAGATATACTTCTATGAAGGCCTAAACCGAATAGCTACATGGTATACCTTCTCTCCTTCGGAGTCGtttacaaagttttaaaatgaaatacaatttaacCTACTTAGTTATTATCTAGAACTGTATCAAGtacgtataaattataattattcactgTTAACCCTGGAGTCCTGGAGTGAGAGTGTCAGGCGGGCGCGGGGGTGACGTCGACACGAGGAGGGCGGAGGGGTCGCCGAGTATTAAAATTCAACTCGTTCGTTAGTCTATCGGTTGGTAACCGAGTTAGATGGAGTTCCATGTTTCTGTTTGACGAGGACTTGGCAAAGTAAATTCCCGCCGGAAGTTTTCGTGTAAATACGATGAAGTTTAATGCCGGAGAGATCTCGAGATATTTTAATCTTTGAAGAGCGGCGGTTCGATGTGGTTTTGTGTGCGTACACATTTTGAATTAGTTTCGCCGTATGCGGgcccggcgcggcggcgcggcggcggccgaGCGGCGCGGTCGGTCGCTTTCCGAAGGGTGCGGCGGTCCCGACTCCTACGGGGCTCAGCGCGCTGCTGTCTCTATCCAAAATGTAGATACTCACTACGACCACACACCTTCCTTTAACTTGTTTTATAGACAACCGATAGATTCCAGTAGGTGCATGTAGTTGACAATGGCATTTTCTACTTGATGTGATAGGAACTTTCTAACACTAATAATGTtcctttgtttacattttttcgcgtattaacaatattataataatatagacagAAATACTTTAAAATCGAAATCGTTGTGGTAAGtgtttacttacttatttaattcTATTGTAATGTAGCCACTAGCAAGATGTTTCCTAAGTTGACGGActtacaaatctatactattatataaagctgaagagtttgtttgtttgtttgtttgaacgcgctaatctcaggaactaccagtccaaactgaaaaattctttttgcgttggatagcccattgttcgtggagtgctataggctatatatcatcacgctatacccaataggagcggagcagtaatggctaatctcaggaactaacggtccaaaccgaaaaattctttttgcgttggatagccctttgttcgtggagtgctataggctatatatcatcacgctatacccaataggagcggagcagtaatagctaatctcaggaactaccggtccaaactgaaaaattctttttgcgttggatagccctttgttcgtggagtgctataggctatatatcatcacgctatacccaataggagcggagcagtaatggctaatctcaggaactaccggtccaaactaaaaaaaacctttttgcattgaatagccctttgttcgtggagttctataggttatatatatcatcacgctttacccaataggagcggaggagtaatggctaatctcaggaactaccggtccaaactgaaaaattctttttgtgttgaatagccctttgtttatagagtgctctaagttatatatcatcacgctatgactaataggagcggagcagtaatggctaaactcaggaactaccagtttgaactgaaaaaatcgttttgagttggatagccctttattcgtggtgtgctataggctgtatatcatcacgctatgaccaataggagcggagcagtaatgaaacatgttgcaaaaacggggaaaaatattcgttttgagagcttccgttgcgtgcgctgcgtaaaccgttaaagttatgcaacaatgatgtatgacgggattgttcctcttaaaaatttctaaaaatatattataaaacaaagtccaccgctgcatctgtctgcctgaacgtgttacactcaaaaactacccaacctattaagatgaaatttggtatggggacagtttgagatcctgggaagaacataggctcccgggaaactactacttttataacggaaaactttagcctgaaaaactttataacgcgggaggagccgcgggcaaaagctagtggtttatataaaacaaatgacagcacattttgaataaataaaaaaacatggatCGGGGACGTAGGCCGAATTTGGGCATGCACGGCTTATTTCtattatcgattttatttagtaaagagTTAGGAGCTATTTAATTCAATAGGATTTGTGATATAGCTATGTAGAGTACGTAGTCATTAGTTTTGCATTACTATGTAGAGCTGAGCTCGAGCGCCGGGAACACGCCATGCACTCGCGTTATTATATTGATGATGATTCATGTAGTAAATAAAATGCGTTAATGCAATGGAAGGATACTGACCGGTGCGtgcagcggcgcgggcgcggcgcgtgcAGGCGAGCCCGCCGCCGCGTCCCCCGCGCACCCGCCCGCGCTCCCCGCCTCGCCTGCAACAACACACGCGTTACAGTCAGCACATTAGCTACCTGAAGGCAAAGGATTTGTTTAAAAGACGTTGTACCGCAGTTTCTcagatattttacaatacacCTAAGGTAATTCTTATACAACACTTATCATCAGAAAGTATGATGGAGTTTGGTTCCACTAAACGCAATTCCGACAAATGACGGTATCACATAATATTTGGCTTCGATATGGGGTTCGTGCATATGGCTCCTCGTTTCACAGCCGGCTTTACTCCAAGCGTGTCAATGATGCTGTTACAGAGGTACCTTTCACAGGCGCAAGTTCCTATCATTATTGCgccatcattattaattataagttagTTTTTCAGTGTGCAATTGTTCTTCGTGGTAGATGTTTCGCATACAAGAGTTCGTTTAGGTAGGCACTGATACTTTGTCTTACTAGTAATGTCATGTTTCGATTTGATGTACACAAGTAGCCACGGTAACAAATATGCATTATAAGTCTTAATAGGGGATGAATAGTTATTAACCTTCCAGTTTTCTgcagaaataaattttgaaatccGAAGGAGATGAATAAgagtttgtttaataattacgaattttagataaaataattaattccagTCTCCATGTAACTGctgatataaaatttgtaagtaGAACTTCCAGAGAAGAATTATGTGAATTCGTGGGATTTTCGAgctattgtatgtatttatctattttgccctcaagcagcagtgtgtagccacggtTGTgttgtttgaaggacattgcagctaGTGTagctactagacataataagacttaacatctcatgtctcaggatggcgagcgcagtcgaataccaaacaatactttgtaattcaaggtggtgcatgtttctactgtttaaggaCGGTcgtatcatttaccatcaggcgagcggcaagctcgttttgtcatttaaagcaataaacaaataaaagattGTTGTTAGCGTGTAAACATTCTGTGGTAGCCTATTCGCTTAACGTATGGACTTTATTATAACACACCAAAGTATATCTTATATCTATGTAAACAAATttgaattatgtaaataaagtaaGCAATCTTAtccaaatgataatataattaccaGAATGTGTGATACTATCAAGATAAATAGATGATACAGCGAGAAGTGGAATTCTTCAATAACTCGTAGTAGTTCATTTGGTTTGTGTCAAGATTGTGACATATTTTAGGAGtgtgtttattgtttgttttaaattttatttattttattactagagGGTGCGTGGTGCCTTCCAGTGTGCTGATGACAGGGAGTGCAACGAGCAAAGGTTCTAACCACAACCGCGGCCCCACCCGGCCGATGCAAATTGTGAAgtcttttaattaaatgttgcgAATGCCGAAGTGAAAGCGAATGAGGAATCTGTTTAAGCGAAGCACATTCATCTTGACGGGATAAAGGTGACTCTAAATTCGGGCGGACCATTTTTCATGGATTTTCTAATTTCCTAGCGTCCGGGCCGCGTGTTTTTCATAATCCGCGCTGTTATTTGCGGCACTGCGTCGGAGGCTCGTCGTGCGCTCGCTCCGCACATAAATAACGACGGAGATTGCGCCGCGGACCCCCGTCCCGTCCCCCACACACACAGACCGCCACCCGACCGACACCAGCCGACCCGTGGATCATTTATCCTGACGAAAAAACCTGATTAATCACTACATTCTGAGACGGAGGCGAGCGTAAGTCACGGCGCAAGAAATAATTAATCGGTGCGCGTCAACCGGCCGTCGCGTCGGCTCGCTCCGACACCGCGCCGCCGACGCAACACTGCACCGCGTCCTGCTGTCGTGCTCCATCAGTTGGGTGCCGACTTGAAGTGTAAAGAATGTACGCGACCTACGACTACGAGACATATTGCCGCAGTATGTTATGTTAAATTccagataaagaaataaattaattacaccaGGCGTGATTCTTTTACAATTGCTCAAAAGTGATGGTAACTCACCACCCGATGGCTCCTTAGTTGCTTTCTGTTAGAAAAAGATGTTTGGTGCCACGGATACCGCCTCACACATGTCACcttcacaatatttatattcctATACAGGGAGTGGCGCGGCCCGGCGCCACAGAACTCGATAAATCTCGCTGTCGGCGATCGTCCGCTCTACTGATCGACTTCCTGGATGTGCATTTCCTTAATAAATTCGGTCCATTTGCTACCGCCCGTGGAGGGTTATTTTTGCAATGTTGCGTTATCTCGGCCCTCTCTCACAGGTAAATGATCTTCGTCCGTGGGCATCAGATCGAAACTTTTATTTGACTTTCGTGCCCTGCGATTGTCAGTATTCTGGTGGAATGCAATGATCGTAAATATCTCCTAGTTACACCTAGTGGATTTGTGGCTGGTTT carries:
- the LOC119192255 gene encoding arrestin homolog, yielding MACMWQGRVSAAAGLNLQKVMHLTPTLSSNRDKRGIALDGQLKRSDTTLASTTLLLDPEQRDAFGIVVSYSVKVKLYLGAISGELVAELPFILMHPKEGRLKVIHADSQADVEMFRQDTVHHQESVEVY